In Pongo pygmaeus isolate AG05252 chromosome 13, NHGRI_mPonPyg2-v2.0_pri, whole genome shotgun sequence, one genomic interval encodes:
- the LOC129043513 gene encoding BTB/POZ domain-containing protein KCTD1-like, which yields MPVRPQPQPVFQVLDSITRTNSGASRVRMKRRARSFHCKAKALLQGFFGFVHTPATTRAVPVSLEEDRLMISKRNYSALWISLAQVPAEVWGERGFWKRSETVPPSRRPSFSPARARAILRQRDSRPNTLRPLITRSPESPLNNQGTPTPAQLTKSNAPVHIDVGGHMYTSSLATLTKCPVSRIRTLCDGTEPIVLDSLKQHYFTDGDGQMFRYILNFLRTSKLLIPDDFKDYTLLYEEAKYFQLQPMLLEMERWKQDRETGRFSRPCECLVVCVAPDLRERITLSGDKSLVEEVFPEIGDVMCNFVSAGWNHDSTHVVRFPLSGYCHLNSV from the exons ATGCCAGTgagaccccagccccagccggTTTTCCAGGTTCTTGACAGCATCACAAGAACGAATTCAGGGGCGAGTCGAGTCAGAATGAAGCGCAGGGCGAGAAGTTTCCATTGCAAAGCGAAA GCCCTGCTTCAGGGGTTCTTTGGGTTTGTCCATACTCCTGCAACTACCCGTGCTGTTCCTGTCTCCTTAGAGGAGGACAGATTGATGATATCGAAGAGAAATTACTCTGCTCTGTGGATCTCATTGGCACAGGTTCCTGCTGAAGTCTGGGGGGAAAGGGGATTCTGGAAG AGAAGCGAGACCGTTCCGCCCTCCCGCCGGCCCTCCTTCTCTCCCGCCCGGGCCCGCGCAATTCTCCGCCAGAGGGACAGTCGGCCTAATACGTTAAGACCTCTGATCACTAGATCCCCTGAATCTCCACTGAACAACCAAGGGACCCCTACTCCGGCACAACTCACAAAATCCAATGCGCCTGTCCACATTGATGTGGGTGGCCACATGTATACCAGCAGCCTGGCCACCCTCACCAAATGTCCTGTATCCAGAATCAGAACACTTTGTGATGGTACAGAGCCCATAGTTTTGGACAGTCTCAAACAGCACTATTTCACTGACGGAGATGGACAGATGTTCAGATATATCTTGAATTTTCTACGAACATCCAAACTCCTCATTCCTGATGATTTCAAGGACTACACTTTGTTATATGAAGAggcaaaatattttcagcttcagCCCATGTTGTTGGAGATGGAAAGATGGAAGCAGGACAGAGAAACCGGTCGCTTTTCAAGGCCTTGTGAGTGCCTTGTTGTTTGTGTGGCCCCAGACCTCAGAGAAAGGATCACGCTAAGTGGTGACAAATCCTTGGTAGAAGAAGTGTTTCCAGAGATCGGCGATGTGATGTGCAACTTTGTCAGTGCAGGCTGGAATCACGACTCCACGCACGTCGTCAGGTTTCCACTAAGTGGCTACTGTCACCTCAACTCAGTCTAG